From the genome of Palaemon carinicauda isolate YSFRI2023 chromosome 36, ASM3689809v2, whole genome shotgun sequence:
TGCACTACGATTGGCTTCATAAATGGAGGAGCCACACCCACGTTAGCCGCAAGGAGCCTAATAGATCGGCTAGGTGTAACGGGAAGGCCTTGCAACCAGACCATGGTGATAGAGGCCGTACCGGGGTCCAACTCACCCTTGGTAACATCAACGGAGGTGAGGAGGAAGAACAAGTAAAAGAAGTCTTTGTTACAGATAAAAGTAATGTGTCAATGGACTACATAATGCCTTCAGACTGGCTGAAGAGATGGCCACACATGGCAGACGTAGAGCTGCAAAGTATGCCAACGGACCACGAACAGGTCGAGCTTGTGATCGGGTTAGACACGACCCTGAATCGAGTCATTCTGGAGGAACGCCACGGCACTGACAACGAGCCATCCGCCTACCTAACCAAGCTTGGTTGGGTGGCTTTTGGTCCTAATGGAGACCGGTCTGCATCGGAGGTCTCACCCGTGTATCATGTTTATCAAAAATTTTACCCTCAAGACTTGACAGAGCTACTGCAGAGTCATTTTAATTGAGATTTATTCGAGAAAGAATCCCTCTCCAGATTGGAAGATTCCTTAGAGGATAAGAGATTCTTGGCCACCTTGAATAACACGATACAGCATCAACATGGAAAGAACGTGGCCAAGCTGCCATTCAAGGAATCGACTCCTCTACCTGATAATATGAATATGGCAATTCGACGAGCCCAAAGCTTGAAAAGAAGACTAGACAACGACGAAGCTTACAAGACATCCTATGTAGCTCAGATGGAGAAATATACTGATAAGGGCTACGCCAAAAGGGTTCCTGTAAGTCAGCTAGACAGGAAGGACGGGCGCGTATGGCTCATGCCGCACCACTCTGTCAGGCATCCTGTCAAACAGAAAGACCGAGTGGTCTTCGATCTGAAGGCAAGGCACCGAGGAACATCTCTCAACGTACATCTGACGCAAGGCCCCGACCTCACCAATAGCCTGACAGGTGTTTTCCTGCGTTTTAGAGAGAGTTAACATGCCATCACAGCAGACGTGCAGGAAATGTTCCATTAGGTGAAGGTACCTGAAGAGGACAGAGACTACCTGAGGTACCTCTGGTGGCCAGAAGGTGTCACAAGCAAAAAACTGCAAGTCTTCAGAATAAAGTCCCATGTTTTTGGCCCAAGATCATCGCCGAGCGTCGTTAACTTCTGCTTACGCAAAACGGCCCTGGACTTCGGAAGCAAGTATAATGAAGAAGCTTCTAACTCTATTCGTCGCAACTTCTATGTTGACAACCTCCTCAAGGCGATGGACGATGAGGAAGAATGCATCAAACTGACCAGAGATCTGATCAACCTGTACGGGGATGGAGGTTTCCGTCTTAACCAATGGACCTCCAGCTGCAAGAGAATTCTAGCTGCGATCCCCGGAGAAGAACGAGACGACTCTGTGGCTGTCCTAGACTTGAATAAAGAGAGCTCCTAACTGAACGAGCCCTGGGGATCCATTGGAATATGAGCATAGACGTGTTTACATTCAGAATCGTCCTTAAAGACAAGCCTTTCAACCAACATGGTGTGCTCTCTGTTGTTGCATCGATCTACGACCCCTTGGGCTACTTATCCCCAGTCACTTTGATCGCGAAGATCCTGTTGCAAAAAATGTGCCGAAGGAAGCTCTCGTGGGATGAGGAGATGTCTGCTGATGAACTTGTTCGATGGAAGACCTGGTTCGTGCAGTTGCCACAACTGGAAGAGTTCCATCTGCGAAGGTCCTTCATACCACCAGAATTCGGAGATGTTGACACCCTTCAGCTGCACCACTTTGCAGATGCAAGTCAGACAGGCTATGGTGTAGTCTCTTACTTGCGTGTAGTTGGTGTCAACGGAAAGATTCATTGCACTCTCGTCATAGGACGGGCGAGAGTTGCCCCTCTGAAAAGGACCACCATCCCTCGTCTTGAGCTGACGGCGGCTGCTATCGCTGCACAGATGGACACAAAGCTGAGGACTGAGCTCGATCTGAATCTGGTCCGGTCAGTCTTCTGGACTGATAGCACGTCAGTGCGGAAATATCTCAGAAATCCGACTGCGTGGTATCTGACCTTCGTGGACAATAGGATCAATCTCATTAGGGATACATCCGACATTATGGCGTGGAGATACATCAATACTACTGCGAACCCAGCAGACCTCGTGTCACATGGCCTCTCCGTCGGTGACTTCCTCCAGTCATCTTTGTGGTTTCCAGGATCAGATTTCCTCAAGATGGACGAAACGCACTGGCCAACCATGCCCGATGACGTGGTCAGAGGAGAGCTTGATCCAGACGCTGAAGTGAAGACTTCTCCCGTCTTCGATATAACGAAGAAAGAACCAACGTTCATTGAATCAATAGCGATAAGATTCTCCTCTTGGTTGAAGTTTGTCAGGACCGTCGCGTGGATGACAAGATTTATCTGCCACACGCAGAAGGCTCGCCTATACAGCGGCGACTCACTCTCAAGTGCGGAGCTGCGTACCGCGGAGAATTTGATCTGGAGATTGACCCAAATGCAAGAGTATGAGGAAGAGTTAAGCACCCTCTCGAAGATGGGAAGCTAGCTGAAGAGGTCTAGTAAATTAATCAAGCTGAGACCATTTCTCAAGGATGGATTGCTCCCCGTTGGTGGTCGATTGCAGAAATCAACACTGGCAGATACGGCCAAGCATCTGATCATCCTACCCAGTAGTTCTCTGGCGGTGAAGCTTATGGTGAGAGCCACGCACGATTCCTGCGGCCATTGTGGCCAGAACCACCTGATGACCCAGTTGAGGACAAACTACTGGATCGTCCGCGGAAATGCGGAAATATCATGTTTCTTAGCAACGGTTGCTAGGAAACGCATTGACCCTAGCAACGAGCCATATAAGCATATCTAATGCAATCAAAATATATTATCTTGTGTGCTTAAGAATAAGAACTATGTAAAAACATGTTTTAAAAGTCTAAAAGTGTCTACAGAACACACAACGCCATTTCTTTGTTGCTAGGCAATGGATAAAACAAACATATCAACCCTCTTTTTATATCTTAGTTGTTCATTTGTAATTGATGTTTCCTACATACACTGCCTTAAAGCTTAAAAAAGATATTTGGGCAGAACATAATCTGCACAGATTGTCATGAACATTTAATGGATAATTAGAAAATTCACAACCTATTTTCAATAGCATCAAACTTTGTATGTATAAAAAACAATTCCTGTATGTAGGAACCATTTAACCCAAACAATTATTGTATCAAAAAGCTTATATTCTGGAACAACTAGACAACTAGATAACTATAATGATTTACACCAAAATCAAACTGAAACAAAACAACCAGCTATTTATGAGAAGATGGATAGtctcaaaatattattttcaatatgaacAGTCTTAGTAATTAGCCACGATTTTAGGCATTGTCACAGTCTTCTGAGCATGTGCAATACACAGTACATTTTAAGTGGGCTTGTACACATTTGCAATTTCTACACCTGCTCCTACATTGACACTTAAGCAACTCTGGGCAGGATGCACTGGCTTCCTGTAGATTACTCGACAGGGGCTTCCACTGTTCTTCTCAATTCTATCCCTACTCAGAAGGGGAGGGAAGCTGGCGATATGGAAATGTAGTATATCCCCAATAATGGCCACCTTACAATGCAGCCCTCCTAATATGTTGCTGTAAGGCAGCCTTGTTGGGAGGAAGGGCTGACATTTGATGCCCCTTTCGTGTGAACAGAATCTTTCTGACTTCATTGATGGAGGTGTATGTTGCTGTCCTGTCATAAAGGAGGATGGTGAAGTACTCCAGGGAAGCCTCGGTATCTTCAGATATTTGTTCTGGTGCAATGTGCAGCTCATATAAGGCCCCAGTGAGTTCTTCACGTGTCTCCCATATTTTCCATGTAGTCCTCTTTTCAACCTGGGCAAACTGGGACACTGTGTAACAGCCGGTGAAAGCATGGAATATTGAAAGTACTAAAGATTTTTGTGGGCCTAGGGAGGCACTTACCTCATGAGCTGAGATGTAGTGAGAGTTCTTGCCATAACCAAATGCAACCCAGAGCTCTATCCTTCCTAGCTGCTGTGCAGCTGCTACTGCTAGCACCACTACATCTCTAACTACTGTCCAAACAAGGTTTTTGTGAAAGCCTTGTCTGAAGGAATCAGCAACATGCACCATGATACTGGAATCTGCTTCCTCATAATTGCATGGAGAAATGCTGGGGTGGTCACATGCAGGTACACAGCGTACATTGGCACCATCAGTGACAACAAGAAAGTTCTCAGTTGATGCAGTTGATATCAATTCATCATTCAGAAGTTGGAACAGTTGAATCTTATTACTATTCAAACGAAGAAATTGCTGCTAGTTCTTTGGTATAGGGCTGAACACCTCAACACGCCTACATTGGCTAGGTCCCATAGCACGCCTTTCTCTAGTCTAGACCTTAAGACTGTCATAAAAGTATTGTTCCCAGATAATATCTACTAATTGAGCCTTCCTTTGCTCTTCTTTGATGTATGGAGCAAACACATTTGCAGCATAGTCTCCAAATGTCTTGCATCCACCAGGTCTGAGGATGTTCACAAGAACGCACCATCCATGATGCTTACATTTGTGTCTGGCCTTGAATCACTTTGGGACTGGACATGTTGTTCAAGACAGCTCATAAGTTCAGACTTTTTTCCAATACGTAGTTGTCCATAGGAAGAAAGTGATGGTGGAAATGGATGGTTCTCATGGCTCAAAAAATATTCTAGATCCCCCTCTCTTGTCTGGCATGCAATATACAGTCTTGCAAAGAGAGATTATTCACTCTTAAGAAGACTGACCTGTGTCCATGCTTTCTTTGACCTGTGTGCTTGTTCATTGAACAGTACTACTCTGTTTCTGGTGAGGATTGCTGTGATTGGTTTGATGTTTGCCTGGAGTCGCTCATCCACAAATGTTACATACTGCTCTTGGCCCTTTGATTGTATTGTAGTGAGGCACTCAATCAACTGCTTGTCCATGGTGTCCTTTGAATGCAATCTCAGAAGATCTTGGCTTTCTTCCTCAAACGGACTCCCCATGCCTTCAGTTACTCTGACCAGTGTATTTACCTGTGCAGCAAATAACTTCTGGGTAGCATCAGTCTGATCATGGTGGTTTCTTtggctaacactctctctctctcttccctaccaTGGACGACTCAAATTCAGATATCACACGGACAATTTTTGGCCATGCTACTGCCCATCGTAAGAGAGAGTCGGCATCCTGTGTCAATCCAACGACTTCCCCTTCATCCTTCATCACACCATTATTTTGTTCATGGCCATGGTCAATGGCGATGAGGGAGAACTTTCTCTGGGACTTGGCCATTACAAATTTGCCATGCCGAAATTCTTGTGCAACATCAGGATGGGTGCTGTCCAGGGAACACATATCTCTCACGTGAACTGACATCCAGCGGTCATATTAGTGTGGTTCAAACTGAAGAACTAGGGTGTCAATTTAGTCAATGTATCCTTGTACAAATCAAAGTCACCAGTGCGTAATGAACGCACAAATGCCAAGACAAGCAGTTCCAGTTTTAGATTTCTGTACCAATACTGGAATTGTGGACTTTCAGTTTTCCGCTGCATGCAACACATGTGAAAACTCTCTGGGGGTCCTTCTACATTGGTGGCAACATAAACATCAcatcctttcttcaggagaatatACAGCGTGCATGCAGTTACTTGATGGGCATGCCGGGTCCGGGTTACATGGGATGCCTTGAGAAAGGATTCTGCAGTTCGAGGAGTAGCAAGCTCTGCTTCTTGAAGAGCCTCAACCCATCCACTCCCTTCCAGTCAATGATCCAGGACTTTGTAGGAGGTCATCTCTGTGTGGAGTCCACCTAGAAGAATAACAAACTTGTCCATGGACCATTGTAGTTGTTTCAGCTTGGCAACAGAGGCTGATCGACACTAATCATAGAAATCTGATCAAGGTTGACATGTTGCACAGCTGCTTGAATAACATCACATCAGTGATGCAACATAGATGGAGAGCTGGCCTCCTCTGCAAACAGAGGCAGCATAGAATTGATTGAAGGCAAAAGATTTGATTCTGACATTCGACTGGCATGATATCCTGCCCGAGATATGTTAGACTCGCATGATATATCCCCTGCATGCAGTTTCTTAACATGAGTCAGCCAGACAGTTTATTTTTCCATCTCTTCACTCAGATTATCACAGGAAGATGTCAGGTTACCAGAGGTGAGTGGAACATAAATATCACCAGATGTTAGACGTGTGGGCTTTATTTCACTATAAGTCACAGGTAAGTCAGTCACCTTTCTCTGCCCTTTCAAAGATGTTATCGAATGGGTGAAACTTCGATCGCCATGAACACTCTCAGTTGTAATATTTTGAACAAAGATAAGCTTGTCCCATGAAATGAACCAGTGGAGGTGGCTGAGCTGGGATTATGGTCAATATTGTCAGCGGCTGCAGTGATGAACTGATTCTTATGAATCTGGGCAGGACAGACTGTACCAATCTGATGATAATACTGGCAGACATTATTTCCTAGTGATGTAATAATATCCATGATGCGATCATATGAGGATGACAAAGCAAGGGCATAAAGGCAATCGACTAACTGCCATTCTCTTGTCAATACATGGGCCTTAAGTCCCATGTAAACTGGTAGTGGCGTCTCCCGGTCTTTGCCGTAATGGACATGTTGTTCTTTCCCATAATCTCGACGCCTCTTGATGCTGTTGAACACTAACAACTGAGCAATGGTGAGCACTGGTTAACTGAGGTCCTTGTTGCATGTTGATGAGCATGCTGATAAGGGATAGAAGGGACTGAGGCACAGATTCCACCTGACTGTTCTTATCAAACGACCCTGTGAGGGTTAATTTTTGTGCAAAAATGTCATTTCGAATTGAGTCTGCAATCTGAGTCATTATTACACTCTGTTCATCTCGAGCAGTCTGGTAGTCTTGACGTAGAAGGGCCTCCAGATCTTCTTCATAAGCCATGAACACATCTCTCCCTTCCTTGTAGGCTTTCACTCCTGGGAGATGCATGAGAATTCGGTCTTTAAGGCGTGTACTGTTTATTCTGAAGTCAACATCCACACCAAGCTGATCTAGTCTCTGAGTGTAAAGCTTGGCAAGATCTGCAAGTTTGAACACCTTAATGTCCTCATATAGTCTCTTCTCTTCTTTACAGGATATCAGCTCTGCTAATGCAACTCCTTTGCATTATTGGTCACTTGAGATACATGGAATATGTGTTGACCTTTACACGTGCCATGTTGTACAAACTAGTGAAGCATCTTGCATAATATTTTGCCTCAAGGGCAATAAGGTCTCCTGCACTTAATTTTGCCAGAAGAGCCTCATCTTGGATCTCATGTGCACACTTCCTCACACTGTAATGTAATTGAAATGTGCAGACTTCATGAAGcttttcattttcagtttctgATTTGGAACAAAAGAATCATCACACGGAAATCTCTGCCTACAAGTTGGCTGCTATCTAATCCTCCAGTAGTGCTGCGCGTGAAAATCCGTTTTAAATTTGTtggtttttcatttgattttcgCTTTCGCTCTTTGGCCGGTCTAATTTACTTTTCCCAAATTTCAGATAACAGGACTTATGCAACTTTGCCTTCTGTTCTCTAAATGTGGATTCCACACTATTCCCATGATCCAAACGTGAAACTTCTATTTGTACAGGCATGCACTCAAGTTCATTGCATTGGCAGATGTTATCAGCAATTGTCTCATAGCCTGCATTAGTGGGACATGTCAATGGGTCTTTCCTGACTAGCTGACAATGAACACATTTCAACCAGTCAGTTGTCTGGATAGCTGTCTGTGAGGGGGCTCGCCATTTCTAAGCATGCACCACTAGGTTAGTTGAAGACACCTTGTCACCAGTGAGTAACTGCACATTTACACTACCAgccctgaaaaaaaataaattcaagacTTAGGATTAAATAAAATCACTGGAACCATGCATTGACATTTAATATCATTGTTCTTTAAATGCAGGCCAACGAATGTGGATATGTAAAAAAGACCCAAATGGTTTTATAGTTAGATAAATGCATTCCCATCAAGCATTAGTGATCCAAGTGGAGTTAATTCTGGCTCTAGAAGATATTATGAAACATTAAGCTATAAATGTGTATTGAAATACAGGAAATTAATCGGTATAAGTGGTCTGAAAACATCAGTTATGATTGGTTGCTAAGGTAAATGTGTAGCTTAGCAACTGTTGCTATGGTGTAACTGTAGTAATTGCTCAAGATTGTGTTAGCATAAACAGAAATTTTACAGATGTTgagatatattgatatttttttttagtaaaattggTTTGCAGACATCAGGTATGCTTGGTTGCTAAGGAAAATGTGTAGTTTAGCAACTGTTGCTATGGTGTAACTGTAGTAATTGCTCAAGATTGTGTTAGCATAAACAGAAATTTTACAGATGTTgagatatattgatattttttcagTAAAATTGGTTTGCAGACATCAGGTATGCTTGGTTGCTAAGGTAAATGTGTAGCTTAGCAACTGTTGCTATGGTGTAACTGTAGTAATTGCTCAAGACTGTGTTAGCATAAACAAAAATTTTACAGATGTTGAGACATACTGATATTTTTTCAGGAAAATTTGTTTGCAGACATCAGGTATGCTTGGTTGCTAAGGAAAATTTGTCACTTAACAACTGCTGCTCTAATGTATATATTGCTATCACTCAAGGGTGGTGTTAGTAAGAAGTCCAAAGCTGCAGATAttgaaatacattaaaatatttcagtaaaattggTCTGCAGGCTTTTCACATGTTGGTTGCTATGGAAGAAATGTTGCCCAGCAACCGTTGCTATGGTAATCAGAATTTCCAGCAGCTCCACCCCTGAATATGTTAAGTATCATAGGGTCTACATTTGTGGAAATTCTCATGCTTTTATCATCATCCGAGCGATTTTCGCACCTATcgcctagaccagtggttcccaaccttttttttcaggcgaccccaatcatgcacctcaagccatgaccgcgaccccactagtttagttgtataagcaTTATAATGTATTACTAGTTGATGGGTGTAAAAGTAAGGGATAGTAAAATATCCTTCTATAAAaggggtactataagattggaaaagacaaaactaacatcATTAGGTTTTATAATAGCATTATAGATTTTAATGCTTAATATTAATCAAAgaccccacttctggaataatattttgtcacattccacaaaaacaaactaaaagtatatataaatgttttctgttaaatggtaaactgattttattgggagccttgggcctggatcatgctaagtttctctattcgtggttcagtcttagaaagagggtaggtagcaaggaaagtgaaggggcaaggaacaaggaagaggaggtgtagaggggaggggaggggtcaaggaaggagtaacaaagAAAAGAGGTCTAATATATTTGCAAATAGCactaaataagacgaagcagaaaagaaaaaatcaattataTACAGCAATCAAAATCTCGctaaaacaacctcaaaaaccaaccatatacaatactccatatctct
Proteins encoded in this window:
- the LOC137628540 gene encoding uncharacterized protein translates to MPSDWLKRWPHMADVELQSMPTDHEQVELVIGLDTTLNRVILEERHGTDNEPSAYLTKLGWVAFGPNGDRLEDSLEDKRFLATLNNTIQHQHGKNVAKLPFKESTPLPDNMNMAIRRAQSLKRRLDNDEAYKTSYVAQMEKYTDKGYAKRVPVKVPEEDRDYLRYLWWPEGVTSKKLQVFRIKSHVFGPRSSPSVVNFCLRKTALDFGSKYNEEASNSIRRNFYVDNLLKAMDDEEECIKLTRDLINLYGDGGFRLNQWTSSCKRILAAIPGEERDDSVAVLDLNKESS
- the LOC137628541 gene encoding uncharacterized protein, encoding MSIDVFTFRIVLKDKPFNQHGVLSVVASIYDPLGYLSPVTLIAKILLQKMCRRKLSWDEEMSADELVRWKTWFVQLPQLEEFHLRRSFIPPEFGDVDTLQLHHFADASQTGYGVVSYLRVVGVNGKIHCTLVIGRARVAPLKRTTIPRLELTAAAIAAQMDTKLRTELDLNLVRSVFWTDSTSVRKYLRNPTAWYLTFVDNRINLIRDTSDIMAWRYINTTANPADLVSHGLSVGDFLQSSLWFPGSDFLKMDETHWPTMPDDVVRGELDPDAEVKTSPVFDITKKEPTFIESIAIRFSSWLKFVRTVAWMTRFICHTQKARLYSGDSLSSAELRTAENLIWRLTQMQEYEEELSTLSKMGS